Proteins found in one Mixophyes fleayi isolate aMixFle1 chromosome 8, aMixFle1.hap1, whole genome shotgun sequence genomic segment:
- the LOC142100249 gene encoding uncharacterized protein LOC142100249, translated as MSRERRDSSSSSTQGTQEEIVSSGDEWRDRPEERQEERRRQQFVSSVQASTSTQQQHLTESGSDDEEGPSVTRSRCFTLEENEVLVAGVLQHYETLKGAQSLKASFKHKQKIWSQIASAVSAVVVRVRSVAVCMKRFRDCKRTTKAKMAAVARHSRGTGGGKPLRLKFKPWEKKMRQILSDDLVEGVEGTVDTLDPSTFQPREQDAAQRRRHELVCNRSEDVHLHQNTVVVMSFY; from the exons ATGTCTAGGGAGCGTAgggattcttcttcttcttctacacaGGGAACCCAAGAAGAAATTGTCAGCAGTGGCGATGAATGGAGAGACCGACCTGAGGAGCGCCAAGAAGAAAGAAGGCGGCAGCAGTTTGTGAGCAGCGTGCAAGCCAGCACAAGCACCCAGCAGCAACATCTTACAGAGAGTGGATCTGATGATGAAGAAGGACCATCTGTAACACGATCCAGGTGCTTCACACTTGAGGAGAATGAAGTCCTTGTTGCTGGGGTACTGCAACATTACGAGACACTGAAGGGTGCCCAATCGCTGAAGGCGTCCTTCAAGCATAAGCAGAAGATTTGGTCCCAGATTGCCTCTGCTGTGTCCGCAGTAGTTGTTCGAGTCCGATCAGTTGCGGTTTGCATGAAACGCTTTCGGGACTGCAAGCGCACCACGAAGGCAAAGATGGCAGCCGTTGCCCGTCATTCTAGGGGAACCGGTGGTGGCAAGCCACTGCGCCTAAAATTTAAGCCTTGGGAGAAGAAGATGCGGCAAATTCTCAGTGatgatcttgtggaaggagtggaagggacagtggacacccttGATCCATCCACCTTCCAGCCACGAG aacaagatgcagcacaaaggagaagacatgaacttgtctgcaacc